The nucleotide sequence GCCCGTGCCCGAGAGAACCTTCCCCGGCCCGACCAGCGCCCCGCCGCCCGAAGGCGGGCCGATCCTCCCGACACCGCTCCGGCTCGGCGCGGACGACCGCTTCCGCGGGCAGGGCGTCACGATCGCCTTCCTCGATTCGGGTTTCTACGCCCACCCCGACCTCGTGGAGCCGCGCAACCGTGTCCTCCGGTACGTCGACGTCACCGACCCCCGCGCCGCCTACCCGCGCATCCTCCGGCCCGACGAGTCGAGCTGGCACGGGATGATGACCTCCGTCGTCGCGTGCGGGAACGGCACGCTCTCGGGCGGCCTCTACCGGGGACTCGCCTCCGAGGCGAACGTCGTCCTCGTGAAGGTGGGCACGGCGCGGCGGATCACGCACGAGAACATCCGTCGCGGACTCGAATGGGTCGTGCGTAACCGGGAGCGCTACGGCATCCGGATCTGCAACGTCTCCTGCGGAGGGGACTACGAAGCCTCGTACCTCTTCGACGGACTCTCGCAGGCCGCCGAGAAGGCGACCCGTGCCGGCGTCCTCGTCGTCGCGGCCGCGGGTAACCTCGGCCTCTCGGCGGGGCATCCGGTCCTTCCGCCGGCCTCGGCCCCTTCCGTCCTGACGGTGGGAGGACTGGACGACAAGAACCGGCTGCACCGGGCAGGCCACGACATCTACCACGGCAGCTACGGCCCGACGATCGACGGCCTCCAGAAGCCGGAGGTCATCGCACCCGCCATCTGGCTCGCCGCACCGATCCTCCCCGGGACGCCGACCGCGGCCGAGGCGAGCCTCTACACCCACCTCGCGACGGCGCGCGACGACGAGCTGGACGTCGTCCTCGAGGCCCACGCGGGGGTCGACGCCGCCCTCGACGCGGCGCGGCACCTCGCACCGCCGCTCATCCGGCAGCTCGTCCAGGCGAAGCTGAGCGACAACAACGTCATCAGCGGCGCCTACAAGCACGTCGACGGGACGAGCTTCGCCGCGCCGATCGTCTCCTCCCTCGCGGCGCAGATGCTCGAGGCGAGCCCGGCCCTGCGCCCGCACGAGATCAAGTCGATCCTCGTGGCGACGGCGCGGCGTCTCCCCCACGTCCCGGTCGACCGTCAGGGCTGGGGCGTGGTCGAGCCCGCGGCGGCGGTGGAGGAGGCGCTCGCGCGGTCCGGCGACGGGCCGGCGGCCTGACCACGGGCCCGCCCGCCACCCCGCCCCTCCCCCTCGCCCCGCGGCCCCGAGTCACCGGGCCGCCAGAGGAGGAAGAAGAGCGCGAGGATCGGAAGGACGACCCCGAGGCCGGCGAGCCACTTGCCCCGTCCCGAGAGACCGTTCTTCCCCTTGAGGACGAAGAGACCCGAGATGGCGAGGAACCCGAGGATCACGGCGTAGACGTCGGCCGCCCACGTCCAGAGCCCCTTCGGCTCGTTCAGGTGGAGGAAGTTCATCTCGCGCAGCGCGAAGCGGCCGCGGGGCTTCTCGATCGTCGCGGTCCCCGCCGTCGCGTCGGCCTTCACGCTCCACCCCTCGTAGAAGAGCTCGACGAGATGCGGGGCGGAGCGGAACGCCGACTTCGGCGGCCCGGGAAGCGCGAGACGCTCGACGAGGGCCGCCGTCATCGTGTCGCGGTCGGAGACGGGGACCGGCGCAAACGTCCGCGTCTCGACCTGGAGCTTCCAGCTGGGGTTCCAGTCCGCGCGGTGATTCAGCGCGACCCCGGAGATCGCGTAGACGAGCGTCAACCCGGCTGCGAGATACCCGAGGTCGCGGTGGAGGACGTTGTTGAGCCTGCGCCAGTTCAAGGCCGGACGCGGCCTACTCGACGACGGCGCCGACACCCATGATCTGGTAGACGGTCTGCGGGCCCGTGATCTTGGACTCGTCGCACTTGGTGCCCTTCTCCTCGGCCTCGTGCTTCGCCCTCGCGATCGCCTGCTCCTTCGTCAGCTCCATCTTCTTGAAGGTCCCCTCGGCGACGACCTTCTTCCCCTTGTCGGTGAGCGGGAAGACGATGACCCCGTCCTCGACCTTGATCTTGATGGTCTGGAACTCCTTGTCGCCGGCGACGTTGATCCAGCAGCCGCGCTTCGGGCAGACCTCGGTGATGAGCCCTTCCACCTTGACGACCTTGCCGACGTAGTCGTCCGGCTTCGCCATCAGCTCGGAGAGCTTGACGGGGGTCGCTTCGGAGACGCCCTTCCCGTACTTCGTCGCGGCGAAGGCGGGGGCGGCGGCGAACGCCGCGAGGGCCAGGACGGCGATCGTCGTGGAGAGGGGATTCTTCATGTTCTCGTTCTCCTGTCCGGGGTGCGGGCGCGTCGCGCCCGGGCGACGGATTCTACCGTCGCCCGGCCTCAGGTCAGGAGCGCCCCTTCGTGGACGAGGAGCCAGCGCTTCCGCTCGATCCCGCCGGAGAAGCCGTGGAGGCCGCCGTCGCGCGCGAGGACCCGGTGGCACGGGACCACGATCACCGCGGGGTTGAGCGCCGCGGCCATCCCGACGGCCCTGAGGGCCTTCGGCTCGCCGATCGCTGCGGCCACGTCGCCGTAGGCGCGCGTCGACCCGGGGCGGATCCGTCTGAGCTCGGCCCAGACCTTCTCCTGGAACGGCGTCCCGGCGAGGTCGATCTCGATCGCGTCGACCGCCTCGAGGTCGCCGCGGAAGTAGGCGCGCAGGCGCGAGAGGACGCCTCCCGGATCGCGCTGCTCGGGAAAGAGGTCGGTCCCGAACCGGGCGAGGAGGTGCTTGCGGGTGGACGGCGCGTCGGCGTCGAACGTGAGCGTGCAGAGGCGCCCGTCCCAGACGACGGCGAGGAGCCGCCCGACCGGAGTCTCGAGGGCCGCGCTCGCGAGCCTCACGCCATCAACGCTACACCGATTCGGGGCCCGAATGAGCGGACCGGCTCACGGCTCCTACCGGAGCCCCTCGACGAGGTAGAGGTCGGAGAGGATCTGAGGGCAGCCGTAGATGATGGCTTTGCCGTCGGGGCGGACGAGGATCGGGCCGACCGCGACGACCCCCGCCGGGTCCGCGGGCCAGATCTCGGCCGCAGGCTTGCGAGCGCCCGTCGCCGGGTCCAGGCGGAAGAGCCGGGCGAGCAGGGCCGAGGAGGAGACGACGAAGAGCGCGCCGCCCTCCGCCCAGCCCACGACCCGTTCGCCGGGAAGCAGCCCCGAGATTCCCGACGCCGGCTCGCCGTCGAGCGGCTGGACCCACGTGGTGCCGTCGACCCGAGACGTCAGGACGAATCGGCCGTCCGGCGATACGGGGAACGTCGCGCCCGCCGCGAAGACGATTCCCTCCGGGCTCACCGGTCGGGGAGAGCCGGCACCCAGGTCCTGGGTGTAGAGCCGGGCGGGCGCGCCGGGTTCGCCCCCGCCGAAGACGATGCCCCTGCCGTCGGGCAGCCAGCTCGCCACGCGGTGGTCGAGCGCGCCCGAGAGGAGGGCTTTCGGCGAGCCGGCGCCGGTGGGAAGGAGCACGAGCTTGGCCGGCGTGTCGAGGGTCGCCGAGAGAGCCCACTTCCCGTCCGGCGAGAGCGCGAGCGCATTGCCCCGGCCGAGTCGTGTCGCCGGGCCGCCGTCGGTCGACCGGATGTAGATCGCGTAGTCGCGCCCGCCCCCGTCTCCGAGCTCGTCGAAGAGGAGGCGCGACCAGTCGGCCGAGATCCCTCGCGGGTAGGTCCAGTCGAGCCACGAGAGCTCCACGTCACGGACGGCCCCGGCGGCGCGATAGAAGACCCGGCGCCGCCACTTGTCGTCCGAAACGAGGACGCGGCCCTCCTTCGAGACGTCGTGCAGCGTCAGGTTCCCCGAGACGCGAAGGAGGGCGCGGTCGCGGCCCGAGAGGTCGACGGCGCGCAGTTCCCGGCCCGCACCCGCCGGCGCCGCCGAGTACCAGATCTCCGTCCCCGAGGGAGACCACGCGAGGCCCCCGACGCTCTGCCAGGTTCCGCCCAGCGTGACGGGCGGCTCACCGCCGCGGAGGACCGTCACGGAGCCCCGGTCGTCCCAGCGGAGCGGGTGGTGGACGAACGCAACCCTGGTTCCGTCGCGCGACACGCGCGGGTGCGAGACCCACCCGTCCGTCACGAAGAGGACCTTGCCGATCGGCATCTCGAGCCGCGTCTTGCCGTCGACGTCCCTCACGACGGCGAGCGTCTCGCCGTCGGGGGCCCAGTCGGCCTCGCGGACCGCCTCGAGGATGTCGCGCGGGGCGCGGCCTCCGATGGGTGCCCTGGCGAGGGTTCCGGAGGCGTCGAAGAGCGATCGGAAGGCGCGGCCGACGGAGAGAGCCATCTCTCCCGACGGCGAGACCGAGAGGACGTCCGCGTCGGGCAGCTCGGCCCGCTGCGGCTCGGGGCTTCCCGGCTGCGCGACGAAGAGGCGGATCGGGGCGCCGTCCCAGGCGGCCCCGAAGACGACGGTCTTGCCGTCCGGCGCGAAACGGGCGGATCGGATGCTCCCGCGGGAAAACGTCAGCCGGGTCATCCCGGGCGGCCCGGTCGGAGCGTCCGCGCGGCCCGATCGCCAGCCTGCGCCGAAAAGGGCCGCGGCCAACGCGAGGCCGCCCGTTACGGCGCCCGCGACGACGGCGACCCGGCCCCTTTGACGGGCAGGAACGACCCGTCGTTCGGCCGCGGTCGTCCGGGGAACGCTCGCCGCCGCGACCGCCTCGAGGGCGAACGCGACGTCGCGCGCCGACTGGAACCTCAGCGCCGGCGTCTTCTCGAGGCACCGCCGCACGAGCCGCTCGAGGCCGGGAGCGACCGGCGGGACGTTCCCCGAGAGATCGGGCGGCTCGTCCGTCAGGACCGCGACCATCGTGTCGGCAGGCGTCGCACGGGAGAATGGGGGACTTCCCGAGAGGAGCTCGAAGAGGACGGTTCCGAGCGCGAAGATGTCGGACCGTCCGTCCACCGCTTCTCCCCGGACCTGCTCCGGCGACATGTAGTCGACGGTTCCGACGACGAGTCCCGCGGCGGTCTCCTTCATTCGGGTGGCGACCGTGTCCTCCGGCTTCGAGGCGCGGGGTGGAGAACGCCGCGCGAGGCCGAAATCGAGGACCTTCGCGCGCCCCTCGGGGGTGACGACGACGTTCGCGGGCTTGAGGTCGCGGTGGACGATGCCCCTCTCGTGGGCGGCCGCGAGCGCTTCGGCGATCTGGGCGCCCAGGGCCGCGGTCTCCCTCGACGAGAGCGGGCCGTGAACCAGGCGTTGCCTCAGGCTCTCGCCCGCGACGAGCTCCATGACGATGTAGGGCTGGCCGTCCTCTTCGCCGTAGTCGTGGATCGTGACGATCCCGGGATGGTTCAGCGCGGAGGCGGCCCGGGCCTCTTCCACGAAGCGGGCGAAACCGTCCGAGTCGCGCAGGACGTCCTTCGGGAGGACCTTGACCGCCACCTCCCGCGACAGCCTGCGGTCGCGAGCCCGGTAGACCTCCCCCATCCCGCCGGCGCCGACGAAGCCGACGATCTCGTACGGGCCGAGATGACTCGGGTGAGAAATGGACAAGGAGCGCCTCCCGGCCATTCTAGGGCCGGGACAGCGCCGCCGAGCCCGCCGGTGGAGCGAACGGGTACGGAAGCCTTGCCGACCCTCAGGCCGCCCGGGCCCGGCGCGCGGCGATGAACGACCGGACCGCCACGACGAGGAAACCGGCACAGAGGAGCGCCATCGCGCTTCGGAGGACAACGGCCGCCGGCCGGGCCGCCTCGCCTGCGAGAAGGGCCGGGATCCCGAGGAGCCCCGACACGGACGGAATGAAGCCGAGGAGCGCCACGGCCGCCGCCGCGTGCATGGCGTGCCGGCGCAGGTGCTCCTTCCGGGCCACGAGGCCGCAGATTCCGAGCAGGACGCCGAACCCGACCGGGATCAGGGCGGTGGGGGTCTGGTACGCGGCGTAGCCGCCGACGCCGGTGAGGACGAGGAGGCCGCCGAAGAGGAGGGCGAGAGAGGAGACGTTCATCAATCGACCTAACGTGCCGAGAGGGGTCCCGGATTCCCGGTTCCCGTAGCCGGATCCGAAGGACCTCGCGAGAAGGCACCGGCCAGGACCGCCGCCGCGACGATCCCAGCGGCCCCTGCGAGGTTCACGGCCGCGAAGCCGAATCGCTCGTAGACCGGCCCGAACGCGAAGGCGCCGAGGGCGATCGCCAGGTCGTAGGAACCGTAGAAGGCGGCCATCGCGGCGCCACGCGCCTCTCCCGAGCGGTCCACCGTCCAGGCCGTCAGGGCCGGGAACGACAGTCCCGAGATGCCGATACCGTAAAGGGCCGCCGCCACCCCGAGCGAGAGAGGCCCCCGTGCCAGGCCCGTCAGGGCGACGCCCGCGGCCCCGACGAGAAGTCCCGGAACGACGACGGCGCGGCGCCCGTGCCGGTCGGAAAGACGTCCGGCGAATGGCCGCACGACGAGAATGGAGACGGCGTAGACACCGAAATAGGCCCCCGTCCGGCCCGGCCCGGAGCCGAGCTCCACCGGGACGAACGCGATGATCGCGCCGTAAGAAAGCGAGGAGAGGAAGAGAACGCCGCAGGGAAGCAGGGCGCCACGCGGAAGGCTCATCTTCCTCGATGTGGTCTCTGGGTGAGGCGGCTCGGTGACAGGGAGCACCAGGCCCAGGGCGACGACGAAGAGCAGGGCCGTACCGAAGAAAGCAGCCGGCGCGCCGCCGATCCGCGACAGTCCCCCTCCCGCGGCCGGTCCGATCGCCATGGCCACCGTCGGCGCCATGCCCCAGATGCCGATCGCCTCACCGCGGCGCGCGGCCGGAGCGAGGTCGGCGACGAGCGAGGCGATCGCCGTCGTCGCGAGCCCCCAGCCAACCCCCTGCACCGCCCGCAGCGCCAGAAGCGAAGCGAGGGAGGCGGCGAGCGGGAGGAGCGCCGTGGCCGTCGCGAAGAGGGCGAGCCCGCCGAGGGCGAACGGCCGCCGGCCTTGCCGGTCGATCGCGCGCGCCGAGAAGAGCCTCGTCGCCACCGCGGCGATCGACGCGAGGCCGATGACGATTCCCACCTCGCTCTTCGACGCCCCACGCGCCGCCGCGTAGGGCGGCAGGACGGGGATCAGGAAGTAGAACCCGAAGAAGAGGACCGCCGTCGCGGCGACCAGGAGGACGAAGGGCCGGGTGAGGATCCGGTTCGAGATCAGGGCCGCTCCTCGAGGTCGAGAAGGTGCAGGTCGAGCGCCTTCACGGAGACCTGGATCTCCCTCACCGAGAGCGCCAGCGACACGATCATCAGGAAGAGACTCCCCGCGAAGAGCGCCTTCCCGAGAGCGACCTTGCCGAAAAAGAGGACGAACATGCAGAGGACGCAGACGAGCAGGCTCGAGACGCCCGCCGCCTGCATGTTCCGGATGAGGTGAATCCGGTACCTCAGGTTGTCGATCTGCTTCGGGATGAGCGGGTCGGGATGCTCGCGGTGGCGGGTGTGGAGGCTCCTCACGAGCGAGGCGAGCGCGAGGAAGCGGTTCGTGTAGGCGAGAAGGAGGAGCGATACCGCGGGAAAGAGGAGCGCGGGCGTGGTGAGGCTCAGCTCCATGACCGTCTCACGATAGCCGAAGCGCAGGGGAACTTCCGGCGACGTACGGGGTCTCAACCCCAAACGACGGAGGAGGACGACGATGCTCCAGCTCGCAACGCCCCCCGAACGCCACCAGCCCGCGCTCCTGGCTTCGATCGGCATCCACGCCCTGGCGGCCTCCGCCTTCGGATTCGTTCCGCTGCTCGCTTTCCCGATCGCTCCCGGCTGGCAGGGAGAGGTGTGGGTCGTCACCCAGCCCGTCCTCGCCATCCCTCACGACGTGAAGCCCGTCGACCTGCGAGAGCCCGAGCCCGAGACGCCGCGGCGCGCCTCCGCGGGAGGCGGCGGCCTTTCGCGTCCCGCCGCCGCGACGCACGCGGCGCGCGCAGCGGCCACGGTCCAGCCGCACGACATCATGGAGGACCTCCCGCCCGCGCCGGCCTTCGAGCCAGCGGACGACGTCAGCGTCGTGGGGATCCCGGGCGGCATCGACGAGGGACGGGGAACCAAGCCCGGAGAGGAATCTCCCGACGGTCCCGGGGTCGGGCCGATCGACGTCCGCGGCGGAGGGCACCGTCCCGACATCGTCCTGCCGGTTCCCCTCGACACGCCTTCGCCCCGCTATCCCGATCCCG is from Holophagales bacterium and encodes:
- a CDS encoding serine/threonine-protein kinase, which encodes MSISHPSHLGPYEIVGFVGAGGMGEVYRARDRRLSREVAVKVLPKDVLRDSDGFARFVEEARAASALNHPGIVTIHDYGEEDGQPYIVMELVAGESLRQRLVHGPLSSRETAALGAQIAEALAAAHERGIVHRDLKPANVVVTPEGRAKVLDFGLARRSPPRASKPEDTVATRMKETAAGLVVGTVDYMSPEQVRGEAVDGRSDIFALGTVLFELLSGSPPFSRATPADTMVAVLTDEPPDLSGNVPPVAPGLERLVRRCLEKTPALRFQSARDVAFALEAVAAASVPRTTAAERRVVPARQRGRVAVVAGAVTGGLALAAALFGAGWRSGRADAPTGPPGMTRLTFSRGSIRSARFAPDGKTVVFGAAWDGAPIRLFVAQPGSPEPQRAELPDADVLSVSPSGEMALSVGRAFRSLFDASGTLARAPIGGRAPRDILEAVREADWAPDGETLAVVRDVDGKTRLEMPIGKVLFVTDGWVSHPRVSRDGTRVAFVHHPLRWDDRGSVTVLRGGEPPVTLGGTWQSVGGLAWSPSGTEIWYSAAPAGAGRELRAVDLSGRDRALLRVSGNLTLHDVSKEGRVLVSDDKWRRRVFYRAAGAVRDVELSWLDWTYPRGISADWSRLLFDELGDGGGRDYAIYIRSTDGGPATRLGRGNALALSPDGKWALSATLDTPAKLVLLPTGAGSPKALLSGALDHRVASWLPDGRGIVFGGGEPGAPARLYTQDLGAGSPRPVSPEGIVFAAGATFPVSPDGRFVLTSRVDGTTWVQPLDGEPASGISGLLPGERVVGWAEGGALFVVSSSALLARLFRLDPATGARKPAAEIWPADPAGVVAVGPILVRPDGKAIIYGCPQILSDLYLVEGLR
- a CDS encoding MFS transporter: MGIVIGLASIAAVATRLFSARAIDRQGRRPFALGGLALFATATALLPLAASLASLLALRAVQGVGWGLATTAIASLVADLAPAARRGEAIGIWGMAPTVAMAIGPAAGGGLSRIGGAPAAFFGTALLFVVALGLVLPVTEPPHPETTSRKMSLPRGALLPCGVLFLSSLSYGAIIAFVPVELGSGPGRTGAYFGVYAVSILVVRPFAGRLSDRHGRRAVVVPGLLVGAAGVALTGLARGPLSLGVAAALYGIGISGLSFPALTAWTVDRSGEARGAAMAAFYGSYDLAIALGAFAFGPVYERFGFAAVNLAGAAGIVAAAVLAGAFSRGPSDPATGTGNPGPLSAR
- a CDS encoding PepSY-associated TM helix domain-containing protein, giving the protein MNWRRLNNVLHRDLGYLAAGLTLVYAISGVALNHRADWNPSWKLQVETRTFAPVPVSDRDTMTAALVERLALPGPPKSAFRSAPHLVELFYEGWSVKADATAGTATIEKPRGRFALREMNFLHLNEPKGLWTWAADVYAVILGFLAISGLFVLKGKNGLSGRGKWLAGLGVVLPILALFFLLWRPGDSGPRGEGEGRGGGRARGQAAGPSPDRASASSTAAAGSTTPQP
- a CDS encoding S8 family serine peptidase, with the translated sequence MPERTFPGPTSAPPPEGGPILPTPLRLGADDRFRGQGVTIAFLDSGFYAHPDLVEPRNRVLRYVDVTDPRAAYPRILRPDESSWHGMMTSVVACGNGTLSGGLYRGLASEANVVLVKVGTARRITHENIRRGLEWVVRNRERYGIRICNVSCGGDYEASYLFDGLSQAAEKATRAGVLVVAAAGNLGLSAGHPVLPPASAPSVLTVGGLDDKNRLHRAGHDIYHGSYGPTIDGLQKPEVIAPAIWLAAPILPGTPTAAEASLYTHLATARDDELDVVLEAHAGVDAALDAARHLAPPLIRQLVQAKLSDNNVISGAYKHVDGTSFAAPIVSSLAAQMLEASPALRPHEIKSILVATARRLPHVPVDRQGWGVVEPAAAVEEALARSGDGPAA
- a CDS encoding methylated-DNA--[protein]-cysteine S-methyltransferase; translation: MRLASAALETPVGRLLAVVWDGRLCTLTFDADAPSTRKHLLARFGTDLFPEQRDPGGVLSRLRAYFRGDLEAVDAIEIDLAGTPFQEKVWAELRRIRPGSTRAYGDVAAAIGEPKALRAVGMAAALNPAVIVVPCHRVLARDGGLHGFSGGIERKRWLLVHEGALLT
- a CDS encoding DUF2721 domain-containing protein is translated as MELSLTTPALLFPAVSLLLLAYTNRFLALASLVRSLHTRHREHPDPLIPKQIDNLRYRIHLIRNMQAAGVSSLLVCVLCMFVLFFGKVALGKALFAGSLFLMIVSLALSVREIQVSVKALDLHLLDLEERP
- a CDS encoding energy transducer TonB produces the protein MLQLATPPERHQPALLASIGIHALAASAFGFVPLLAFPIAPGWQGEVWVVTQPVLAIPHDVKPVDLREPEPETPRRASAGGGGLSRPAAATHAARAAATVQPHDIMEDLPPAPAFEPADDVSVVGIPGGIDEGRGTKPGEESPDGPGVGPIDVRGGGHRPDIVLPVPLDTPSPRYPDPARILRMEGAVVLSATIDASGRVVDVAIEKGVGPFLDRAAIETVSRWRYVPARIGARPVAVILRVTLTFRLL
- a CDS encoding DUF4920 domain-containing protein: MKNPLSTTIAVLALAAFAAAPAFAATKYGKGVSEATPVKLSELMAKPDDYVGKVVKVEGLITEVCPKRGCWINVAGDKEFQTIKIKVEDGVIVFPLTDKGKKVVAEGTFKKMELTKEQAIARAKHEAEEKGTKCDESKITGPQTVYQIMGVGAVVE